In Desulfobacter hydrogenophilus, the genomic stretch ACGGGGATCAAGGTCATTGATATACTCATGCCGCTGGAACGTGGCGGCAAGGCAGGACTTTTTGGCGGCGCCGGTGTGGGCAAGACGGTCCTGCTCACCGAAATGATCCATAACATGATTGGCCAGCAGGAGGGCGTCAGCATTTTCTGCGGCATCGGTGAACGGTGTCGGGAAGGCGAGGAGCTTTACCGTGAAATGAATGCAGCCGGCGTGCTGCCGAATATGGTGATGATCTTCGGTCAGATGAACGAGCCGCCGGGCAGCCGGTTCCGCGTGGGCCACGCCGCGCTGACAATGGCCGAGTATTTCCGGGACGACGAGCACCGTGATGTCCTGCTTCTGATCGACAATATTTTTCGGTTCATCCAGGCCGGCTCGGAAGTGTCAGGCCTGATGGGGCAAATGCCGTCGCGTCTGGGCTATCAGCCCACAATGGGCACTGAGTTGTCCGGTTTGGAGGAGCGTATTGCCAACACCGATACCGGGGCCATCACCTCGATTCAGGCAGTGTATGTGCCGGCGGACGACTTCACAGATCCTGCAGCGGTACACACCTTCTCGCATCTCTCCGCGTCGATCGTGCTCTCGCGCAAGCGGGCCAGTGAAGGCCTTTATCCAGCCATAGACCCGTTGCAGTCCAGCTCCAAAATGGCTACGCCGGGTATTGTCGGTGATCGGCATTACCGCCTCGCGCAAAAGATCCGGCAGACCCTCGCCCAATACGCGGAACTCAAGGATGTCATTGCCATGCTCGGCCTGGAACAGCTTTCGCCCGAAGACCGCAACGTGGTTGCCCGTGCCCGTCGGCTGGAGCGATTTCTCACCCAGCCCTTTTTCACGACCGAACAGTTCACCGGTCTTGAAGGAAAGCTCGTCAGCCTCGAGGACGGGCTGGACGGGTGTGAGCGAATCCTGGGTGATGAATTCAAAAACTACCCGGAAAAAGCGCTCTACATGATCGGGGCAGTGGACGAAGCGAAAAAAAAAGTGAAACCCGGCTCCAAACCAAAACCTAAACCTAAACCGGAGGTTGAACATGCAGCCGACAGTCATGAATCTTAAGATTCTCCTGCCGTTCAAAATTTTTGCCGAGGAAGCCTTTGTGATGCGAATCGTTGCGGAGACCCGCGAGGGCTCGTTTGGGCTCTTGCCACACCGACGCGACTGCGTTGCAGCGCTTGTGCCCGGGATCCTGATTTATGAAACAAAAGCCCAGGGCGAGGTATACGTGGCCGTGGATGAAGGGGTGCTGGTCAAGACTGGCTTGGACGTACTCATTTCCGTGCGTAACGCCATTGACGGGACAAACCTCGGTCAATTGCGCGATGCAGTGGAACAAGAGTTTTTGAACCTGAACGAACGGGAGCAGAACGTACGTTCGGTGATGGCAAAAATGGAGAGCGGTTTCATCCGCCGCTTAGCGGAGTTTCATCATGAATAAAAAATCAAAAAATACAAACCAGAAAGACCGGACCTTGCTCGGTCAAGAGATCGGCATCAAGGCAGCACGCAAACTCCGTGCGCAACGTCACGTCACCCGAACCGTCTGGTTTGGCCTGGGCATGATGGGACTGATTGGCTGGTCAGTGGTGCTTCCGACGCTGCTCGGCGCCGCGCTGGGTATCTGGCTGGACGAACACTATCCGGGGGGGCACACCTGGACGCTGGCTTTACTGGTTGTGGGTCTTGCGATCGGGTGTTTGAATGCGTGGTATTGGGTGGACAAAGAAGACAAGGCGATACGAGAGGAACAGGAGGATAATGATGAATGACGTTTTAAGTATGGCATCGGCTATGGCAACGGGCATTTTGCTCGGTATGATATTCTTTGGCGGCCTTTGGTGGACCGTTCGCAAGGCTTTTTCGTCTAAACAGCCGGTGCTTTGGTTCTTAGGTAGTCTGCTGCTGCGAATAAGCATTACCCTGGTTGGATTTTATTTTGTTTCCGGTGGTCATTGGGAGCGTCTGCTGGTCTGTCTCCTTGGTTTTTTCCTGGCACGACTTATCATGACGCGGCTCACCAGGCCGTCGGTCGAACATCACAGCGCTTCAGCCAAGGAGGCCGGTCATGCATCTTAGTCCGGATGCAATCATATTCTGGCAATACGGGTTTTTCAAACTCAACGCCACCATCGTCTTCACTTGGGGACTGATGCTTTTGCTGGTCGTGGGTTCAAAAGTTATTACGCGCAGACTCTCTACGGATCTGAAACGTTCCCGCTGGCAGAATCTTCTGGAAATCGTTGTCACCGGCATCGAGAAACAAATTGAAGAGGTTGGCTTAAATCAGCCGCAGAAATATATAGGTTTTCTGGGCACGCTTTTTCTGTTTGTTGCCGCAGCCGCCCTGGGTACTGTCATTCCCGGCTACGAACCGCCGACCGGCTCGCTTTCGACCACGGCGGCCCTGGCGCTGTGTGTGTTTGTAGCCGTGCCGTTTTTCGGCATTGAAGAGCAAGGGGTGGGCAACTACCTCAAGTCCTATGTGAAACCGACGTTCATCATGCTGCCGTTTAACATTATCAGCGAGCTTTCACGCACGCTGGCCCTTGCCGTTCGTTTGTTCGGCAACATGATGAGCGGCGCCATGATTATTGGTATTCTGCTCACGATTATGCCCTTCATCTTTCCGATTATCATGACAGCGCTCGGCCTGCTCACCGGCATGGTGCAGGCCTACATCTTCAGTATCCTGGCCGCGGTCTACATTGCGGCCGCCACGCGTGCCCGTAACCCCGCGTCTGAACCCGAAGCAAAAGAGTGAAACTTGAACATCAACAACAAAAGGAGAACTTATGGATAACATGACAATTATCGCGGTGGCATCAATTGTTATCGCCGGCATTACCACCGGATTCGGCACTATGGGGCCTGCGCTGGCAGAAGGGAAAGCTGTCGCGACGGCGCTGAGTTCCCTGGCCCAGCAGCCTGATGCATCCGCAACGATCACCCGGACCTTGTTTGTGGGATTAGCAATGGTAGAGTCCACAGCCATTTACTGCTTCGTGATCTCGATGATTCTGATTTTCGCCAACCCGTTCTGGAACCATGTCATCGCCCAAGCCATAGGAAAGTGACGCTATGTTAATCGATTGGTTTACGGTCGGAGCACAGACGCTTAACTTTCTCATCCTGGTATGGTTGATGAAGCGCTTTCTTTACAAACCGATTTGCCACGCCATTGATGAGAGAGAGAAGCGGATCGCTGCAGAGCTATCAAGCGCCGACAAAATAAAGGTCGAAGCCCAACAGGAGAAAGACGAGTTCAAACATAAAAATGAAGCGCTCGATCAGCAAAGGGGCGCGCTCTTGAGCAAAGCAACGGACGTGGCCAAAATTGAAGGTCAGCGGCTTCTCGACCAGGCGCGCAAGGCTGCTGACGCATTGAGCGTTAAGCGGATGGAAACCTTAAGAAAAGACGCGGACTCCTTAAGTCAGGACATCAGCCGGCGCACCCAGCAGGAAGTATTTGCCATTGCGCGAAAGGCGCTGACGGATCTTGCCACGGTGAGTTTGGAAGAACGCATGGGCAAGGTGTTCACCCGCCGTTTGCGTAAGATGGACGGCCCGGCCAAAGCAGGCCTTGCCCAAGCCCTTAAGACTGCGACCGACCCCGCACTCGTGCGCAGTGCGTTTGACCTGCCTGAGGAGCAGCGCGTGGCCATACAAAATGCGCTCAACGAAACCTTTTCTGCGCAAATTCATGTCCGGTTCGAGACCGCGCCGGACCTGATCAGTGGCATTGAACTCAGCACCAATGGACAAAAAGTGGCGTGGAGCATCGCTGATTATATAACGTCGTTGGAAATGGGTATCGACGAACTTTTGAAAGAAAAAAACATAAAGGAGTCTTAAAATGAAAGAAAATGAAAAGGATTTTTTCCGTATAATATTATCGGTGATCATTCCACCGATAGGTGTCTTTTTACAGGTAGGTTTGGGCCTGCAGTTCTGGATAAATATTATATTAACATTATTTGGCTATATTCCGGGTTTAATTCACGCAATCTGGGTTATTACAAAAGAATAAAACCATGGAACCTCAAAGTCTAAAGACCATTTTGGACAGCACGTTTGCCGAAATAAGCCAGGTGCGGGAAGCATTCACGCCGCAACTGGCCCCACATGAGGTGGGCACAATCACCAGTGTCGCCACCGGCATTGCCAAGGTGTCGGGTCTTCCCGGTGTGGGGTTTGATGAATTGGTTAAATTTCCGGGGGATGTACTCGGCATTGCGTTCAACCTGGACCCAGATCAGATTGGCGTCGTTCTGCTGGGTGAATATTGGCATCTGCACGCGGGAGATGAAGTCCAGCGCACGGGCCGGGTCATGGACGTGGCTGTGGGCGATGGATTGCTGGGGCGCGTTATCGACCCGCTTGGTCGGCCACTTGATGGTAATGGGTCGGTGGCCTCAAGCAAGCGCCTGCCCGTCGAACGCCCTGCTGTGCCCATCATGGACCGCGCACCCGTCACGGTGCCGCTCCAGACCGGCATCAAAGTTATCGATGCGCTCATTCCCGTTGGGCGTGGCCAGCGCGAATTGATTCTCGGAGACCGCCAGACGGGCAAGACCGCCATTGCCATCGATACCATCCTGAATCAGCGCGGCAAGGATGTCCTGTGCGTATATTGCGCCATCGGTCAGCGCGCGTCAGCCGTTGCCAAAGCCGTGGCAACCTTGCGGGAAAAGGGAGCCATGGATTACACCGTCCTCGTGGTGACCGAGGGCAACGACCCGCCGGGT encodes the following:
- a CDS encoding ATP synthase subunit I; translation: MMNDVLSMASAMATGILLGMIFFGGLWWTVRKAFSSKQPVLWFLGSLLLRISITLVGFYFVSGGHWERLLVCLLGFFLARLIMTRLTRPSVEHHSASAKEAGHAS
- a CDS encoding F0F1 ATP synthase subunit C — translated: MDNMTIIAVASIVIAGITTGFGTMGPALAEGKAVATALSSLAQQPDASATITRTLFVGLAMVESTAIYCFVISMILIFANPFWNHVIAQAIGK
- a CDS encoding F0F1 ATP synthase subunit A — its product is MHLSPDAIIFWQYGFFKLNATIVFTWGLMLLLVVGSKVITRRLSTDLKRSRWQNLLEIVVTGIEKQIEEVGLNQPQKYIGFLGTLFLFVAAAALGTVIPGYEPPTGSLSTTAALALCVFVAVPFFGIEEQGVGNYLKSYVKPTFIMLPFNIISELSRTLALAVRLFGNMMSGAMIIGILLTIMPFIFPIIMTALGLLTGMVQAYIFSILAAVYIAAATRARNPASEPEAKE
- a CDS encoding YqaE/Pmp3 family membrane protein, coding for MKENEKDFFRIILSVIIPPIGVFLQVGLGLQFWINIILTLFGYIPGLIHAIWVITKE
- the atpD gene encoding F0F1 ATP synthase subunit beta, which encodes MDNKNSPSNIGEVVSVQGSVIDIRFDNHLPPIYSLLHAREGNIAIEVLAQLDAHRVRGIALTPTQGLARGMAVVDTGGALKAPVGKGILSRMFDVFGNAIDREGDVSNVAWRTVHRAPPPLARRSTKSEIFETGIKVIDILMPLERGGKAGLFGGAGVGKTVLLTEMIHNMIGQQEGVSIFCGIGERCREGEELYREMNAAGVLPNMVMIFGQMNEPPGSRFRVGHAALTMAEYFRDDEHRDVLLLIDNIFRFIQAGSEVSGLMGQMPSRLGYQPTMGTELSGLEERIANTDTGAITSIQAVYVPADDFTDPAAVHTFSHLSASIVLSRKRASEGLYPAIDPLQSSSKMATPGIVGDRHYRLAQKIRQTLAQYAELKDVIAMLGLEQLSPEDRNVVARARRLERFLTQPFFTTEQFTGLEGKLVSLEDGLDGCERILGDEFKNYPEKALYMIGAVDEAKKKVKPGSKPKPKPKPEVEHAADSHES
- a CDS encoding F0F1 ATP synthase subunit delta → MLIDWFTVGAQTLNFLILVWLMKRFLYKPICHAIDEREKRIAAELSSADKIKVEAQQEKDEFKHKNEALDQQRGALLSKATDVAKIEGQRLLDQARKAADALSVKRMETLRKDADSLSQDISRRTQQEVFAIARKALTDLATVSLEERMGKVFTRRLRKMDGPAKAGLAQALKTATDPALVRSAFDLPEEQRVAIQNALNETFSAQIHVRFETAPDLISGIELSTNGQKVAWSIADYITSLEMGIDELLKEKNIKES
- a CDS encoding AtpZ/AtpI family protein, whose protein sequence is MNKKSKNTNQKDRTLLGQEIGIKAARKLRAQRHVTRTVWFGLGMMGLIGWSVVLPTLLGAALGIWLDEHYPGGHTWTLALLVVGLAIGCLNAWYWVDKEDKAIREEQEDNDE
- a CDS encoding F0F1 ATP synthase subunit epsilon, whose amino-acid sequence is MQPTVMNLKILLPFKIFAEEAFVMRIVAETREGSFGLLPHRRDCVAALVPGILIYETKAQGEVYVAVDEGVLVKTGLDVLISVRNAIDGTNLGQLRDAVEQEFLNLNEREQNVRSVMAKMESGFIRRLAEFHHE